One Alicyclobacillus acidoterrestris DNA window includes the following coding sequences:
- a CDS encoding PAS domain-containing protein, translating to MDDRYLMYWRKSHEWRCVARGQQLFEQAAEAFRDIMGMDSGFFLYRKKLKMSDSHQPRIYSPWGVMEELTTASQSFVESFNIHIMQFVQTMGEGWWTVEELPDPLAALSTKRGLRHLGAWYLRVNSDIQGVVVLGSRCDVVPCNGLDVGVCVQQIEMVLDALYCRRFTEVHEQQFRSLVDNNPDIVLQTNVAGELVYANEALYRLTGYSREALKRPSQRRAIVAKPYVQQMMKNAEQVRQGIVQSYEIMVYDKFGHAVYLGISSVPIVVDGDIVGVFTVAKDLTKHIEALNELRETKGLYECLISSNGDAISIMGRDRRYLRVNAAYEQVYGWSIEEAQGQLCPFLDQPQTSEWVSAAFRGETIRTETRRTRKDGRQIDVSLIMSPVIDTSGNIIAVSTISRDITDRKRAEMALIEAEVKYRTIVEESLVGVYIVEDNVLTFVNRRMAEIFGYEVEEMIGMTAWDTVSPKDLSVAVENVRKRLSGEVDSIRYQITGLCKNGETVDVEVHGTLAYFNGKPVIIGTLLDITERIEAEEIIRKADKLAVVGQLAAGVAHEIRNPLTALKGFVQLMTEGGNNAGYCEIMLSELNRINRIIDELLLAARPSKPVFERHNVVDLVQDVLSLISTQCVMKNIAVLPSIHTWVPSIRCDSNQLKQVFLNILKNAMEAVPEGGQIEVCVGRVEASDEVYVRITDNGFGIDETVLPKLGEPFYTSKETGTGLGLMVSYRIVQSHGGRMKISSQLGRGTTVDIRLPMEAPVPHHTSYLVKQG from the coding sequence ATGGATGATCGTTACCTAATGTACTGGCGTAAATCACACGAATGGCGGTGTGTCGCACGCGGTCAACAATTGTTTGAACAGGCTGCAGAAGCGTTCCGCGATATTATGGGGATGGATAGTGGATTTTTTTTGTACCGAAAGAAATTGAAAATGAGTGATTCGCATCAACCACGCATTTACAGCCCTTGGGGCGTGATGGAGGAACTAACAACTGCATCTCAATCATTCGTCGAATCATTCAATATACATATCATGCAGTTTGTTCAGACCATGGGTGAAGGATGGTGGACCGTGGAGGAACTGCCAGATCCGCTTGCGGCACTGTCTACCAAGCGTGGTCTGCGCCACCTGGGCGCATGGTATCTGCGTGTAAACTCCGATATCCAGGGTGTAGTCGTCCTCGGATCGCGATGCGATGTCGTCCCCTGCAATGGATTAGACGTAGGCGTTTGTGTTCAGCAGATTGAAATGGTGCTCGACGCGCTTTACTGTCGACGATTCACAGAGGTTCACGAACAACAGTTTCGATCATTGGTGGATAACAACCCGGATATCGTGCTGCAAACCAATGTAGCAGGGGAATTGGTGTATGCAAATGAGGCACTGTATCGCTTGACGGGATATTCTCGCGAGGCGCTAAAACGCCCGTCGCAGAGACGAGCGATTGTCGCCAAGCCGTATGTCCAACAGATGATGAAAAATGCAGAACAGGTGCGTCAGGGTATCGTGCAGTCCTATGAAATCATGGTGTATGACAAATTTGGACACGCAGTTTACCTTGGCATCAGCAGTGTACCGATTGTCGTCGATGGAGATATTGTCGGCGTTTTTACCGTTGCGAAAGATCTGACAAAACATATTGAGGCGCTGAATGAACTGCGTGAGACGAAGGGTTTGTATGAGTGTCTCATCAGCAGCAATGGGGATGCCATCTCCATTATGGGTAGAGATCGGCGTTATCTGCGGGTCAATGCTGCCTATGAACAGGTGTACGGCTGGTCTATTGAGGAAGCACAAGGTCAACTTTGTCCGTTTTTGGATCAGCCACAGACGAGTGAATGGGTGAGCGCAGCGTTTCGCGGAGAGACGATACGCACGGAGACTCGTCGAACTCGTAAGGATGGACGGCAAATTGATGTGAGCTTGATTATGTCGCCAGTCATTGATACCTCAGGAAACATCATCGCGGTTTCGACAATTTCACGGGATATCACGGACCGCAAGCGTGCAGAGATGGCACTCATCGAGGCGGAGGTGAAATACCGAACCATTGTTGAGGAGTCGCTCGTGGGCGTGTATATCGTTGAAGACAACGTTTTGACGTTTGTGAACCGCCGTATGGCCGAAATCTTTGGCTATGAGGTGGAAGAGATGATTGGCATGACGGCGTGGGATACTGTTTCACCGAAAGACCTGAGTGTAGCTGTAGAAAATGTGCGCAAACGTCTGTCGGGTGAAGTGGATAGCATCCGTTACCAAATTACAGGGCTCTGCAAGAATGGCGAAACGGTTGATGTCGAAGTGCATGGAACGCTGGCGTACTTCAACGGAAAGCCGGTCATCATCGGAACGCTTCTGGATATTACGGAGCGGATTGAGGCGGAAGAAATTATTCGAAAGGCGGACAAGTTGGCCGTGGTCGGTCAATTGGCCGCTGGTGTAGCCCATGAGATTCGAAATCCGCTGACTGCGCTCAAGGGATTTGTCCAGTTGATGACTGAGGGTGGGAACAATGCGGGGTATTGCGAAATTATGTTGTCGGAATTGAACCGGATTAATCGCATTATAGATGAATTACTGTTGGCGGCGAGACCGAGCAAACCTGTGTTTGAACGTCATAACGTAGTCGATTTAGTGCAAGATGTGCTTAGTCTAATTAGCACACAGTGTGTTATGAAGAACATCGCTGTGTTGCCATCAATCCACACTTGGGTTCCTTCCATCCGCTGCGATTCTAATCAATTGAAACAGGTGTTCCTCAATATTCTCAAAAATGCGATGGAAGCGGTACCTGAGGGTGGGCAAATTGAAGTCTGTGTCGGACGCGTGGAAGCGAGCGATGAGGTGTATGTCCGAATTACGGATAATGGCTTCGGCATTGACGAGACAGTTTTGCCTAAATTAGGTGAACCATTTTATACGAGCAAGGAGACTGGAACCGGATTAGGGCTGATGGTGAGCTATCGAATTGTCCAATCCCACGGCGGAAGGATGAAAATTAGCAGCCAACTGGGGCGAGGTACAACGGTGGACATTCGCTTGCCGATGGAAGCGCCCGTCCCGCATCATACCTCGTATCTTGTGAAACAGGGTTAG
- a CDS encoding Hsp20/alpha crystallin family protein, whose amino-acid sequence MSNIHDDEPMNHVDIEETDSHITVQINMPKDCSLDDVNIVVNRQNLYVYPKLEVKTRVLRPQIVPLPTVVDDAFANGSLQNGLLQIKLPKLNAYTD is encoded by the coding sequence TTGTCGAACATCCATGACGATGAACCCATGAACCACGTCGATATCGAGGAGACAGACAGCCATATCACAGTGCAAATCAACATGCCAAAAGATTGTTCACTGGATGACGTCAATATTGTCGTAAATCGTCAAAACCTATATGTCTACCCCAAACTTGAGGTGAAGACGCGCGTTTTGCGCCCGCAAATTGTCCCGCTTCCGACCGTGGTCGACGATGCATTTGCGAACGGCTCTTTGCAAAATGGCCTGCTACAAATCAAACTTCCCAAGCTCAACGCCTACACAGACTAA
- a CDS encoding PAS domain-containing sensor histidine kinase translates to MFRRVEAELKHALQVLTDIQVALSEACIVTIIDANGRLTYVNDKYCSTTGFCSDDVLGADYNKLFYGEQCEELVQDMKRALTRGRVWRGEVQSYKKDGSPFWVQTTAVPFLDATRRSHQFIAVSTDISDRKIVEEAQREREQQLYTLINAIPDVVLFKDANGRWLETNDTALRLFSIEDDEWYGKTTSDILGTRTVSNSLVREDDSDIWERGTSVREETCFGSRGQPQRIFDTITIPIFRNGKRHRLLVIGRDITERKRREQEVWTMKEEFESIFSYSADAICLFDFGGNLVRTNRACRELYGWREDDFAGRFPPDEESLNELNEWLQTVQETGRQISRETVRKRKDGESIYVSVTLSPIRNAAGQIVAVSTIERDITERVRTTQLLVQSEKLSVAGQLAAGIAHELRNPMTVLRGFTQMIQEHPERTVQYADLMLREFDRVNAIVEELLTLAKPQAVKYEYKDILAILEHVLLLLQTQAAPRNIRLIRRCNVRQLFVSCVENQMKQVFMNVLKNAIEASDDGAEIVIDVQRVGDTVELRFIDHGCGIPEDQLDKIGQPFHTTKPSGTGLGLLVTNRIISDHHGRVEINSRVNVGTEVKIVMPLRSASMPAAQ, encoded by the coding sequence ATGTTCCGACGAGTTGAAGCAGAATTGAAGCACGCACTGCAGGTCTTAACGGATATTCAAGTGGCGTTAAGTGAGGCATGTATTGTCACGATTATAGATGCAAACGGCCGATTGACGTACGTGAACGACAAGTACTGCAGCACGACAGGCTTTTGCAGCGATGACGTGCTGGGGGCCGATTACAACAAATTGTTTTATGGCGAACAGTGTGAAGAACTTGTGCAGGACATGAAACGTGCGCTGACTCGCGGCCGCGTTTGGAGGGGGGAAGTGCAAAGCTACAAAAAGGATGGAAGTCCGTTCTGGGTGCAGACGACGGCGGTGCCATTCCTCGATGCAACTCGCCGGTCGCATCAATTTATTGCCGTCAGCACGGACATCAGCGATCGAAAAATCGTGGAAGAGGCGCAACGCGAGCGGGAACAGCAATTGTACACGCTCATCAACGCGATTCCGGATGTGGTGCTGTTCAAAGATGCGAATGGGCGGTGGCTGGAGACCAATGATACTGCACTTCGGCTGTTTTCCATTGAAGATGATGAGTGGTATGGCAAAACCACTTCGGACATCCTGGGAACACGCACGGTTTCCAACTCCTTAGTGCGCGAGGACGATAGCGACATTTGGGAACGAGGTACGTCGGTTCGCGAGGAGACATGCTTTGGGTCACGAGGACAGCCTCAGCGAATCTTTGATACCATTACCATCCCTATTTTCCGAAATGGAAAACGACATCGCTTATTGGTGATTGGGCGGGACATTACAGAGCGCAAACGACGCGAACAGGAAGTCTGGACGATGAAGGAGGAATTTGAGTCGATTTTTAGTTACTCAGCTGATGCCATTTGCCTGTTTGATTTCGGCGGCAATCTCGTACGTACCAATCGGGCCTGTAGAGAACTGTACGGGTGGCGCGAAGACGATTTCGCAGGTCGTTTCCCACCTGACGAAGAATCCCTCAACGAACTGAATGAGTGGCTACAAACGGTGCAGGAGACCGGAAGACAAATTTCAAGGGAAACTGTGCGCAAACGCAAAGACGGGGAATCCATTTACGTGAGCGTCACGTTGTCTCCGATTCGCAATGCGGCTGGACAAATTGTCGCTGTGTCCACTATTGAACGGGACATTACGGAGCGGGTTCGGACAACGCAGTTGCTCGTGCAGTCGGAAAAACTGTCGGTCGCTGGACAACTGGCGGCCGGAATTGCACACGAGTTGAGAAATCCCATGACCGTGCTCCGCGGATTTACGCAGATGATTCAGGAACATCCCGAACGCACAGTACAGTACGCTGATCTGATGCTGCGCGAATTCGATCGCGTCAACGCCATTGTCGAAGAATTATTGACACTGGCGAAGCCGCAGGCCGTCAAGTACGAGTACAAAGATATTCTCGCCATTTTGGAACACGTGCTCTTATTGTTGCAAACGCAAGCCGCACCGCGGAACATCCGCCTCATCCGCAGGTGTAATGTACGCCAACTGTTTGTCTCGTGTGTAGAAAACCAGATGAAACAAGTGTTTATGAACGTTCTGAAGAACGCCATTGAGGCGAGTGACGATGGTGCGGAAATTGTCATTGATGTACAGCGCGTCGGAGATACGGTTGAGCTTCGCTTTATCGATCACGGCTGTGGAATCCCAGAAGATCAACTCGACAAAATTGGTCAACCGTTTCACACGACGAAGCCTAGCGGAACCGGGCTTGGGTTACTGGTGACGAATCGCATCATTTCTGACCATCACGGTCGCGTTGAAATCAATAGCCGGGTGAACGTCGGCACAGAGGTGAAGATTGTCATGCCACTGCGGTCTGCGTCCATGCCCGCAGCCCAGTGA
- a CDS encoding YifB family Mg chelatase-like AAA ATPase: MLGTSISAIHTGLMPEVIRVEADVSGGFPRFSIVGLPDSAITESKLRIRSAFRNSGLPFPQGRITVNLTPANFRKRGSGLDLAMAIAILRAAAILPADDGTTAFLGELRLSGELAPVETAVSLALRLQAANVERLVLAERQVVPPELAKYMQTIPAVKLTDVIAILTTSTHVNHVTPSVSVPPHDAKHETDLQPGLAALDGIRGKTAEKRLLAISAAGRLPLLLIGPPGIGKTLLATHLVDLFPDLDARTALATLAIRELTGPAGHLYRRPPLRMPHHSLTVAGLIGGGNPPQPGEVTLASEGVLLLDELFEFQRATLDALREPLTHHQVHLARAGRSATLPANFLLVATANPCPCGQRGYGECRCMESDVRRYWSRLSGPLADRIPLIVYLNRQPTTPVPPALDVSAQTLQARVQHAREQLDQSEDDTPSEPPFPRWLDDTAAAFLRKVNERILTSERARQQALRIARTISALEGRETVLKIDIEEAVLLRSHAHM, from the coding sequence ATGTTGGGTACGTCCATCTCAGCGATTCACACCGGCCTCATGCCTGAAGTCATCCGCGTGGAAGCGGATGTAAGCGGCGGTTTTCCCCGCTTCTCTATCGTCGGTCTGCCCGACTCCGCCATCACGGAGTCCAAACTGCGAATTCGCTCGGCGTTTCGGAACAGTGGCCTGCCCTTTCCCCAAGGGCGAATCACAGTGAATCTAACACCCGCAAATTTTCGCAAACGGGGCTCCGGACTCGATCTCGCCATGGCCATCGCCATTCTCCGCGCAGCGGCTATCCTCCCCGCGGACGATGGCACGACGGCTTTTTTAGGTGAACTTCGCCTGTCCGGCGAACTCGCGCCCGTCGAAACCGCCGTAAGTTTGGCGCTGCGCTTACAGGCTGCGAACGTGGAACGTTTAGTGCTCGCAGAACGTCAAGTTGTTCCACCAGAACTCGCGAAATATATGCAAACCATACCGGCAGTAAAACTCACCGACGTGATCGCCATCCTGACGACATCCACTCACGTAAACCACGTGACACCATCTGTCTCCGTTCCGCCACACGACGCAAAGCATGAGACAGATCTCCAGCCCGGCCTGGCGGCACTCGACGGAATTCGCGGAAAGACTGCAGAGAAACGGTTGTTAGCCATCTCCGCTGCAGGCCGCCTGCCACTTCTGTTGATTGGGCCACCAGGAATCGGCAAGACGTTGCTCGCGACGCACCTGGTCGACTTGTTCCCCGACCTCGACGCCCGAACCGCATTGGCCACATTGGCCATTCGCGAGTTGACGGGGCCAGCCGGTCACCTGTATCGGCGCCCCCCGCTGCGCATGCCCCATCACAGCCTAACGGTCGCGGGGCTGATTGGCGGTGGCAATCCCCCACAACCTGGTGAAGTCACCCTAGCGAGCGAAGGCGTGCTCCTGCTCGACGAATTGTTTGAATTTCAACGCGCCACCTTAGACGCGCTGCGGGAGCCACTGACACACCACCAAGTTCACCTCGCGCGCGCGGGCCGCAGCGCCACCTTGCCAGCCAATTTTCTGCTCGTGGCAACCGCCAATCCGTGCCCATGCGGCCAGCGCGGCTATGGCGAGTGCCGCTGCATGGAAAGTGATGTGCGCCGATATTGGTCCCGCTTGTCTGGTCCATTGGCCGACCGCATTCCACTCATCGTCTATTTGAACAGGCAACCGACGACACCCGTGCCGCCTGCACTCGACGTCAGCGCACAAACCCTTCAAGCGCGCGTGCAGCACGCCCGGGAGCAACTCGACCAAAGTGAGGATGACACACCCTCCGAACCGCCATTCCCCCGGTGGCTTGACGATACAGCCGCAGCCTTTCTCAGAAAGGTGAACGAGCGAATCCTCACATCCGAGCGCGCCAGACAACAAGCACTGCGCATCGCGCGAACCATCAGTGCGCTCGAGGGCCGTGAGACCGTCCTCAAGATTGACATCGAAGAGGCCGTACTTCTACGAAGCCACGCGCACATGTAA
- the sucC gene encoding ADP-forming succinate--CoA ligase subunit beta: MNIHEYQAKAVLAQFGVQVPQGKVAFSVEEAVAAAKELGGKAVVKAQIHAGGRGKAGGVKLAKSIEEVEQHARELLGKTLVTHQTGPEGKVVKRLLIEQLTDIKKEYYIGLVLDRAQGRIVMMASQEGGVEIEEVAAAHPEKIFRETIDPAVGLNPFQARNLAFKLELPKEAINKAVKFMTALYEAFVAKDCSIAEINPLVLTGDNDVLALDAKLNFDDNALFRHKDIVDLRDTDEEDPKEIEASKYDLSYIALDGNIGCMVNGAGLAMATMDTIKYYGGEPANFLDVGGGASEEKVTAAFKIILSDDNVKGILVNIFGGIMKCDVIANGVVNAARQLGLTKPLVVRLEGTNVQQGKDILNQSGLNLVAADSLADAAQKIVGLV, translated from the coding sequence GTGAACATCCATGAGTATCAGGCGAAAGCAGTCCTGGCCCAGTTTGGCGTGCAAGTTCCGCAAGGCAAGGTGGCGTTCAGCGTCGAAGAGGCTGTCGCGGCTGCGAAGGAACTTGGCGGCAAGGCGGTTGTCAAGGCACAGATCCACGCAGGTGGCCGTGGTAAGGCTGGCGGAGTGAAGCTGGCGAAATCGATTGAAGAGGTTGAGCAGCATGCACGCGAGTTGCTCGGTAAGACGCTCGTGACGCACCAGACTGGCCCTGAGGGCAAGGTGGTAAAACGCCTTCTGATTGAACAGCTGACCGACATCAAAAAGGAATATTACATAGGTCTGGTGTTGGATCGTGCGCAAGGCCGCATTGTCATGATGGCGTCCCAGGAGGGCGGCGTTGAGATTGAAGAAGTGGCTGCAGCGCATCCAGAGAAGATCTTCCGCGAGACGATTGACCCCGCAGTCGGTCTAAATCCTTTCCAGGCACGCAACCTCGCATTTAAATTGGAACTGCCAAAAGAGGCAATCAATAAAGCTGTGAAATTCATGACAGCGCTATACGAAGCGTTCGTTGCCAAGGACTGCTCGATTGCCGAGATCAATCCGTTGGTGCTCACGGGGGACAACGACGTCTTGGCGCTGGACGCCAAGTTGAACTTCGACGACAACGCGCTGTTCCGGCACAAGGACATTGTCGACCTGCGCGACACGGACGAGGAAGATCCGAAGGAAATCGAAGCTTCCAAGTACGATTTGAGCTACATTGCACTCGACGGGAACATTGGGTGCATGGTCAATGGTGCTGGATTGGCCATGGCGACGATGGACACCATCAAGTATTACGGCGGCGAACCGGCCAACTTCCTCGATGTCGGTGGCGGCGCGAGTGAAGAAAAGGTTACGGCTGCCTTTAAAATCATCCTGTCCGACGACAATGTCAAAGGCATTCTCGTCAACATCTTTGGCGGCATCATGAAGTGTGACGTCATTGCGAACGGCGTGGTGAATGCGGCCCGCCAACTCGGCCTCACGAAGCCGTTGGTCGTCCGCCTTGAAGGTACAAATGTGCAACAAGGGAAAGACATCTTGAATCAGTCTGGACTCAACCTCGTCGCTGCTGACTCCTTGGCGGACGCAGCACAGAAGATTGTCGGGCTTGTGTGA
- the sucD gene encoding succinate--CoA ligase subunit alpha, which yields MSILVNKDTKVITQGITGATGLFHTKQALEYGTQMVGGVTPGKGGTTVEGLPVFNTVAEAVAATGANASVIYVPPAFAADSIMEAVDAELDLVICITEGIPVLDMVKVKRYLEGRHTRLIGPNCPGVITPGECKIGIMPGYIHKPGKVGVISRSGTLTYEAAYQLSSRGIGQSTVVGIGGDPVKGTEFIDVLKMFNEDPDTEALIMIGEIGGTAEEEAAEWVKENMTKPVVGFIAGVTAPPGRRMGHAGAIVSGGAGTAESKIKKMQECGIRVAPTPSEMGATLYAVIEERGLLDKCKTHEATI from the coding sequence GTGAGTATCTTAGTGAATAAAGACACAAAGGTCATTACACAGGGCATCACTGGTGCGACAGGGCTGTTCCATACCAAGCAAGCCTTGGAATACGGCACGCAAATGGTTGGCGGTGTCACACCTGGTAAAGGTGGTACAACGGTTGAAGGGTTGCCTGTGTTCAACACCGTAGCTGAAGCTGTTGCTGCGACCGGCGCCAATGCATCCGTCATTTACGTTCCACCAGCTTTTGCAGCAGATTCTATCATGGAAGCAGTGGATGCCGAGCTCGACCTCGTCATTTGTATCACAGAGGGCATTCCGGTGTTGGACATGGTGAAGGTGAAACGGTATCTGGAAGGCCGTCACACGCGCCTGATCGGGCCGAACTGTCCTGGTGTCATTACGCCGGGTGAATGCAAAATCGGAATTATGCCGGGTTATATTCACAAGCCAGGCAAGGTGGGCGTTATCTCCCGTAGTGGTACGCTGACGTATGAAGCGGCATATCAGCTGTCGAGCCGCGGTATCGGTCAGTCCACGGTCGTCGGTATCGGTGGCGACCCGGTGAAGGGCACTGAGTTCATCGACGTGCTGAAAATGTTCAACGAAGATCCCGACACTGAGGCACTGATCATGATTGGTGAAATTGGTGGTACAGCTGAGGAAGAAGCAGCTGAGTGGGTTAAGGAGAACATGACGAAGCCAGTCGTAGGCTTTATCGCAGGTGTGACTGCACCTCCGGGACGTCGGATGGGACATGCAGGCGCGATTGTGTCCGGCGGCGCTGGAACGGCTGAGTCGAAGATCAAAAAGATGCAAGAGTGCGGCATTCGTGTCGCGCCGACGCCGTCCGAGATGGGTGCGACGTTGTACGCAGTCATTGAGGAACGTGGCCTGTTAGACAAGTGCAAGACGCACGAGGCGACCATCTAA
- the dprA gene encoding DNA-processing protein DprA, whose translation MDERKLRVYWALCPGLDASTYRKLFAHFGSVRALSEASPDDWLDALRMRPETARKMAAWQEAAPRRAGHVEAELAGAGIECLVQGDASYPKCLLDLFDPPVVLFARGNLDLLAKDDGVAIVGTRRSSSYGTYATKWIASTLARSGIVVYSGMAMGIDACAHQSVLDSGGCAIAVLGCGIDVCYPLSNRPLYRRLSEHGLLLSEYAPRSLAAKHRFPERNRLIAALSRATVVVQAGEKSGALRTAESALELGRDVWVVPGPITSKSFRGSHQLLVDGAIPLVDPIALLGHYGNPVTSAKGSRELSPPQLIPRHLQDLARFLTEEGPLRAGEIALLTATAPGNVHAQLLEMELASLVRRLPDGRYQMDIHV comes from the coding sequence ATGGACGAACGCAAGTTGCGAGTCTACTGGGCTCTGTGTCCTGGCCTCGATGCCTCTACATATCGTAAATTGTTCGCGCATTTCGGCAGTGTACGCGCATTGTCGGAAGCCAGTCCAGATGACTGGCTCGATGCACTCCGTATGCGACCCGAAACGGCGCGCAAAATGGCTGCGTGGCAAGAGGCTGCGCCACGCCGTGCCGGTCACGTGGAAGCGGAGTTGGCGGGTGCTGGAATCGAGTGCCTCGTTCAAGGTGATGCGAGCTACCCAAAGTGCCTATTGGATTTGTTTGATCCACCGGTAGTCCTCTTCGCTCGGGGAAATCTCGATCTTCTTGCAAAGGACGATGGCGTGGCCATCGTCGGGACACGTCGTTCGTCGAGTTATGGCACATACGCCACGAAGTGGATTGCAAGCACGTTGGCGAGGTCAGGGATTGTTGTCTATTCGGGCATGGCGATGGGCATTGATGCATGTGCCCATCAGTCTGTACTCGACAGCGGCGGATGTGCCATTGCGGTGCTGGGATGTGGGATTGACGTTTGCTATCCACTTAGTAATCGCCCCTTGTATCGTCGCTTGTCGGAACATGGATTATTACTCAGTGAGTACGCACCGCGAAGCCTTGCCGCAAAGCATCGCTTTCCGGAGCGCAACCGCCTGATTGCTGCGCTGTCGCGCGCGACTGTGGTTGTTCAGGCAGGTGAAAAATCAGGCGCGCTACGCACGGCAGAGTCCGCGTTAGAACTGGGGCGAGACGTTTGGGTAGTACCTGGTCCCATCACATCGAAATCGTTTCGAGGGTCACATCAGCTATTGGTCGATGGAGCGATTCCGTTGGTTGATCCCATTGCACTTCTGGGACACTACGGCAATCCTGTCACGAGCGCAAAGGGAAGTCGAGAACTGTCGCCACCTCAGCTGATTCCTCGCCACCTTCAGGACTTGGCTCGTTTCCTAACGGAAGAAGGCCCGCTGCGAGCAGGAGAAATCGCGCTCTTGACCGCGACAGCGCCAGGGAATGTGCATGCGCAGTTATTGGAGATGGAATTGGCATCGCTGGTGCGGAGGCTCCCCGATGGTCGCTACCAAATGGATATCCATGTCTGA
- a CDS encoding CbrC family protein, producing the protein MSTQKNELPNFPYHRDPLVTGAIEARQITCQACGEKRPYAYIGPVFTDEEVEDICPWCIADGRASDKLHAEFVDAEHCEPVADTASLATLVTRTPGFAGWQEEQWLSHCGDFCVYIANIPNHEMSQHETLLKSIDRTSSPSVAQLLDTVSLSRTAELDRLMNGENPYRIHVFECRHCGIRRGYVDRAADTFEDDDAQ; encoded by the coding sequence ATGTCGACGCAGAAGAACGAACTCCCCAACTTCCCATACCACCGTGATCCGCTGGTCACCGGCGCCATAGAAGCTCGCCAAATCACGTGTCAGGCCTGTGGTGAAAAGCGCCCATACGCTTATATTGGTCCCGTTTTCACCGACGAGGAGGTAGAGGACATCTGTCCCTGGTGCATCGCTGATGGACGAGCGTCCGACAAACTGCACGCAGAGTTTGTCGATGCAGAGCATTGTGAGCCCGTCGCCGATACGGCGAGCTTAGCGACGCTCGTGACGCGCACGCCCGGCTTCGCCGGCTGGCAAGAAGAACAATGGCTGAGTCACTGCGGGGATTTTTGTGTGTATATCGCCAACATCCCAAACCATGAGATGAGCCAGCACGAAACACTGTTAAAATCGATTGACCGCACTTCTTCGCCGTCGGTTGCTCAACTGCTAGACACGGTCTCACTCTCGCGCACAGCGGAGTTGGACCGTCTAATGAATGGAGAAAATCCCTATCGCATTCACGTCTTTGAATGCCGTCACTGTGGCATCCGCCGCGGTTATGTCGACCGTGCCGCCGACACCTTTGAGGACGACGACGCGCAATAA
- a CDS encoding HNH endonuclease, whose protein sequence is MEPAEGMCPNCKATWSIRVLMRREFQCPSCDHQLKQGSVVPVKSAKGKILTPCTLDRATKEVAAGRAHWDSRGVLWLNDAPENNAMYRKIVFKRDCATCLWCGNEANTVDHVIPYSDGGPYHPENLFCACETCNQKRQNEDAYTFLELLAGEGHPSPYAGYIVERYRLATAFVQRRRNAASRFERKGSAPRVKGP, encoded by the coding sequence ATGGAACCAGCAGAAGGAATGTGCCCAAACTGCAAAGCGACTTGGTCAATTCGGGTGCTCATGCGGCGGGAATTTCAGTGCCCCAGTTGTGATCACCAGTTGAAGCAGGGTTCTGTCGTTCCGGTCAAGAGCGCCAAGGGAAAGATTCTTACGCCTTGTACGCTGGACAGGGCGACCAAGGAGGTCGCGGCAGGCCGGGCACATTGGGACAGCCGCGGTGTACTGTGGCTCAATGACGCGCCCGAGAACAATGCGATGTACCGAAAGATTGTGTTTAAACGGGATTGTGCGACCTGCTTGTGGTGCGGGAATGAGGCGAATACGGTCGATCACGTCATCCCCTACTCCGATGGAGGACCGTATCATCCGGAAAACCTGTTTTGTGCCTGCGAAACGTGTAACCAGAAGCGTCAGAACGAAGATGCGTACACATTTCTTGAATTGCTGGCCGGAGAAGGGCACCCTTCACCGTACGCGGGGTACATCGTCGAGCGTTATCGTTTGGCCACGGCGTTCGTTCAACGCCGGCGGAATGCGGCAAGTCGATTTGAGCGAAAGGGCTCTGCGCCGCGCGTCAAGGGCCCGTAA
- a CDS encoding DUF3892 domain-containing protein, translating into MPDQFEEIYNRYVAEHQPSTSDVAENDGKERIVAVRKNDDGDIIAVRTDKGRDLDYVSALQEAKSGNLAHVDVFHKYGRDILRSEPDGIRENNLDNLPEF; encoded by the coding sequence ATGCCAGATCAATTCGAAGAGATTTATAACCGCTACGTCGCAGAACATCAGCCGTCGACAAGTGACGTCGCGGAAAATGACGGGAAGGAACGCATCGTCGCGGTCCGCAAAAATGACGATGGAGATATCATCGCCGTTCGCACGGACAAAGGGCGAGATCTGGACTATGTGTCGGCGCTGCAAGAGGCGAAGTCCGGCAACCTGGCGCATGTCGATGTATTTCACAAATATGGCCGAGATATTTTGCGCAGCGAACCAGACGGCATCCGCGAAAACAACCTCGATAACTTGCCAGAGTTCTAA